One Carya illinoinensis cultivar Pawnee chromosome 5, C.illinoinensisPawnee_v1, whole genome shotgun sequence genomic window, aaaaagtaagtaaatacggcacacacatgaaaaaaaaaattaattttttaatagtgaactcttactattttttaaaatgattatacggCATTTACGTACTATATGgctgtatgtagtattattctttaattatattGCATGTTTGATCCAATTCAAatctggaaaaaaaataaaaatgaaaattagggCTCTTTCAGGgagtgaaatgagataagaattttgtatatagtagtaagatagtttataaatagttatgagatagtttgaactgaatattttttaggttttgggaaatgagatcagaaaaaaaaaattgaataaaaaatattataaagttaaaatattgttagaaagttttataatattatttttgtttgtggatttgaaaaaattaaattattttttattttatatttgaaagtttggccAGAAAGTTGttatgattagtttgaaaaattgtaattattaatttaaaaattttgtatttaaattatatttagaaaaaagataagatgggatgaaatgaaattgaaaatttttaaatgagaTTATTTCCAAACAATCTCTGCGTTAACATTTTGTGCAACCTGACTGATCATTTGGTTGACTACTTTGAAGTTATAATCTGCCACACGatataattgaaaattaaagaaaactaCAGAAAATCATCGGACCTTTCACATAAGGCTAACCTGAGAATCAGATTGGGGCAGGAGATCAAATCACAAGTTCATCATGCAGTAGCCATTCtcaatcttatatatatttatatatatatattaatcaaataagcatttttcttgtattaataattatcatgtataaTGTCGCATGGTCTACCAAATAAACGATCGAATACATCTTTTTATTGTTATAATTAATATGCTCTATAACTAATATCAGTACATAAGATGACTCTTAGCACTCTCACGTACGGCATGATCAGGAATTTCATCAAGCACCTTGCCCTCGCTGTCTATAGTTATTACTTAATTATTCTCTTAGACGATCCCAACTCCACTCTTATTTAACTTAACCTAGTTTTGTTAAAATAGTCAGTCAGGGCATGCACCATGCGCgcgaaattattttaatttattgcatctACTATCTCACGTGCGAGTTTCATGGACAGGACAACATTAAACATTTGCAAAAACCATATTATGTGTTTATtatttcaatttagatttaaaattatacTATTTATAAGCGTAGCGGTGTAACGTGATACCATTTACTATAACGActcattattaaataacttgATATAGGAGGCTTTGTATTTAGTACGTAAATCAAACAGATAGTCTGGCAGGATTGgtaattaaaaattctcatctcaaactcaaaattttaatatcattattacatattttccaaatttttatacaaaatataataaataattcaactttttcaaattttaatataatttttttaaatttcaatacaataatattactaaaactaatattttaaactcatatctcaaacttaaaattttcatctctacTCCTTCACCTCCCCGGAATACGATTTTGAGactttgattctgagaatacctcatgtttgtTTTCATCTCTACTCCTACACCTCCCCGGAATACGATTTTGAGactttgattctgagaatacctCATCCAAACATTCGCGTTCAAATTTATACAGCCCGACTCGTACAAATGTATTTATTTGGATCGGATAATTAACGTCAACACACCACCACGTGCGCGCGCTTACTTCAAAAAACACACCACGCGCTTACAAATGAAGGCTGACACTAATTACGTTGAAGATAAGGGTACCACGACAGATGGTCTTACCAAATCAACACAGTTTACACCCACGCCCAATCATGAATCGCGTGTTACACGCTCCATGATTACGTGCGCGCCTCATCTCCCATCCACACAGAGAGCACCTCCATCTCAACCCTCTTGGCGCTAGCGAGCACGCACGCACGCACATTCTCTTCACATATATCTGAAAATTTTCTCTCTATCCAAACTAATAAGAGAcactttgaatttgaaaaagcGTAAGATAAAGCGAAAATAAAAATCGCGGAGCTGTGCAATCAGAATACCACCGCCgcgtccttctctctctctctctctctcggtttttttcttcttgatttcATAGGAAGAACTTCCTGGGAAACAAACAAATCGCTGCCCGTAACAACTCTCCACATGTAGTTAACTTAAAGCCTCTTCAATCAACAGAACCGCTGTAGATAAAGTTTGAGTCTATCCAGTTGCCTCGTTTTctggacaaaaaataaaaagaaagcttttttttggttttaaagtttataaagaATCCTCTttctcttataatttttttgtcgTTTGGGTTTGGTCTGTAAGGTTTTGACGTAAAATCTCGAATTTTCTGGGAAAAGAATGATGAGAAGGCAGCATCAAGACGAGCAATCTAGGATCTTCTACGAGCTCTCCGCTCTGGTCCTCAACATCCTCCGATCCCCACCGTCTCCGATTCCGTTCTCCGAAAATTCTCCGCCGGCGGCGATGACAACATCTTCTTCGTCAGCCTCCCGGCGGCCTTCTTCGGCGGTGCAGATCTCGCCAGCGGGGTTCGCTTCGCTGCTGCTGGGGATTTCTCTGGCCCTGATGCTCTGCGGATCGGTCACTTTCTTCATTGGCTTCATATTGATGCCATGGGTTCTCGGGCTGGTCATGGTATTGTACGTGGCTGGAATCGTCTCGACCGTCTCGATGCTTGGCCGCTCCCTTCTCTGTTACGCCACGGCGCCGCCCACGCCGCGGAAGGACGTTCCTGGTAAGAGATATTATCAATTTCAAGGGTTTTTATGTGTTGAGTTCGTCTGAATTAATGTTTGTTTTGGCCGATTTGTTTCTTCTGTCTTTATGATTGAATTCAATGCGTTTGTTTCTTGCTAATGTTGCTAGgaattggtttttctttcatcctGCTTGTTCATAGTCAAgctctaattttttaatttcttattctGCTGCTTTCCCAATGGCTTTTGAAGTCCTAGGATTTTGAAGTCCTAGGATTATATGACAGAATTATATGACACTTTGGGGTGCTGTTTACTTTGTTCTTTCCCATTCATAGGTCAAAAAGTTACCATAGTTGTCAATCGGCCCAGCTTCATCAACCccattctaaatatttttctgC contains:
- the LOC122311486 gene encoding uncharacterized protein LOC122311486: MMRRQHQDEQSRIFYELSALVLNILRSPPSPIPFSENSPPAAMTTSSSSASRRPSSAVQISPAGFASLLLGISLALMLCGSVTFFIGFILMPWVLGLVMVLYVAGIVSTVSMLGRSLLCYATAPPTPRKDVPAWKFL